The following are encoded in a window of Brevibacillus sp. DP1.3A genomic DNA:
- a CDS encoding BTAD domain-containing putative transcriptional regulator translates to MIPIHIPISKITPPGQKPYVLRRPALAKKLRLLKYTQLCLIHAGTGYGKTTSLATFLHDEALAASWYTIQDGDDALLAFVICLVESVRQVHPDFGQVLREQLIRITEQSPVHSIDSKVLVDWFVGECVQLQADHILVLDHYQRIVNGSDVDRFVQRLAEALPQKVKLVILTRSRPKWSNLDLLSARGECLELTTNDLSFTLEESEVFYSDQYDITLSEDHWGRVEEVAQGWVMALRTFGEMVTRGQTVSDSLRELSRLLHLLEVEVWTQLDADMQRFLMEAAVLEQFDMEDCKQILGEGCIEHLLEVQRCNLFLHVQTGSHYSFHPLFQRLLSSKLAANQTTYVHVNHKAAGWYRRKGDEAKAFGRLRLVEQWEELGEWLCQASERLLQAGKLDFLYEWITLLPEHIKCEQHWLLFYQGEVERYRCLYAKAFSSYEQFLKQCEQKQDQIGLCRGLEGQARVHLDSVQGVRAEELLKRAIQLLPPFEQENEMAPRLYRLLAEIYTNRGDAKQAAAWYERSQELEQQTEVELESRLLFRTGRLQSSIQLLESKWQVEQRKHPPLTRSYRETSLLLSFVYALNGEWERGWESAETAIQLGRAAHSPFVEANGYVRKAHAALISQTLPTDEIRQLYEKGLQIMEELQSTRGKSETLLGLTLLHAREKALDQALLYGNRGIQETEAMRDDWLGSLVRMAIGIAYAKYGKEEEAWATFIDCADRLSHCGDSYSVVICQLWLSFLAYRKKQWDLFVPAVTQALSLMKSGEYQFLLQRPTMLTPHDVQQLMPILIEAERRKVSPDYVSQLLNDLGLQNVTFHPGYTLRIQTLGAFRVWLGERELSEKAWQRGTAKLLFQLLLTKRHHLLAREEIMNRLWPDSIEEAAIRDFKVSLNALNKALEPDRAARTDTFFIQRHGSSYGFNLASGYHMDVEEFEKLVTLGLAESDRRQGAILLEKGLAYYLGDYMPECRYEDWCVEERERVQALFLRGAERVAKIMLEDGQLEKTIRWCEAILRVDDCWEESYRLLMTAYYQQNNRTQAIRWYEKCVAKLRENLGVAPMPATMETYFQIIEK, encoded by the coding sequence ATGATTCCAATCCACATCCCTATATCCAAAATAACTCCTCCAGGACAGAAGCCATACGTCTTACGGCGACCTGCATTGGCGAAAAAATTACGCCTGTTGAAATATACGCAGCTTTGTCTCATTCATGCAGGGACAGGCTATGGCAAAACAACTTCTCTGGCTACATTTCTACATGATGAAGCACTGGCTGCGTCCTGGTATACCATTCAGGATGGAGACGATGCTCTTCTTGCGTTTGTCATCTGTCTCGTCGAAAGTGTTCGGCAGGTTCATCCTGATTTTGGACAGGTATTGCGAGAGCAGCTCATACGTATCACAGAGCAAAGTCCGGTGCACTCCATAGACAGTAAGGTACTGGTCGACTGGTTCGTCGGAGAATGTGTACAGCTCCAGGCGGACCACATACTTGTTTTGGACCATTACCAACGGATAGTTAATGGTAGTGACGTCGATCGATTTGTTCAACGGTTGGCCGAGGCTCTCCCACAAAAGGTCAAGCTGGTCATCTTAACGCGCTCTCGACCGAAATGGTCCAATCTCGACTTGTTGTCCGCAAGAGGAGAGTGTCTGGAACTTACAACAAATGACCTTTCTTTTACGCTGGAGGAGAGTGAAGTCTTTTATTCCGATCAATACGACATCACGTTGTCCGAAGACCATTGGGGCCGCGTGGAAGAGGTGGCACAAGGCTGGGTGATGGCGCTTCGCACTTTTGGTGAAATGGTAACGAGGGGGCAGACGGTTTCTGACAGTCTGCGTGAGTTATCGCGATTGCTGCATTTGCTGGAAGTGGAAGTCTGGACACAGCTGGATGCAGATATGCAGCGCTTCTTGATGGAGGCAGCGGTTCTCGAACAATTCGACATGGAGGACTGCAAGCAAATACTCGGGGAAGGATGTATCGAGCACCTATTGGAAGTACAGCGTTGTAATCTTTTTCTGCATGTCCAAACAGGATCTCATTATTCCTTTCATCCACTTTTCCAGCGCCTCCTCTCTAGTAAGCTGGCTGCAAATCAAACGACGTACGTGCATGTCAATCACAAGGCCGCAGGATGGTACAGACGTAAAGGGGACGAGGCAAAAGCTTTTGGGCGGTTGCGTCTCGTGGAGCAGTGGGAGGAGCTGGGAGAATGGTTATGCCAAGCATCGGAAAGATTGCTGCAAGCAGGGAAGCTGGACTTTTTATATGAGTGGATAACACTGTTACCAGAGCACATCAAGTGCGAACAGCATTGGCTGTTGTTTTATCAGGGCGAAGTAGAACGCTATCGCTGTCTATATGCGAAAGCCTTTTCTTCCTATGAGCAATTTTTGAAACAATGTGAACAAAAGCAAGATCAAATCGGATTGTGCCGAGGGCTGGAAGGGCAAGCACGCGTTCATCTCGACAGCGTACAAGGCGTCCGGGCAGAAGAACTGCTCAAGAGGGCGATTCAACTGTTGCCCCCATTTGAACAAGAGAATGAAATGGCACCGAGGCTATACCGGTTGCTGGCAGAAATTTATACGAATCGCGGAGATGCCAAACAGGCAGCAGCTTGGTATGAACGGAGTCAGGAATTAGAGCAGCAGACGGAGGTTGAGCTGGAATCGCGCCTGTTGTTCCGTACCGGCCGATTGCAGTCCTCCATTCAGCTCTTGGAGAGTAAGTGGCAGGTAGAACAGAGGAAGCATCCTCCGTTGACCAGATCATATCGGGAAACCTCTTTGCTGCTATCTTTCGTCTATGCATTGAATGGCGAATGGGAGCGAGGGTGGGAATCTGCAGAAACTGCCATACAACTTGGACGTGCAGCGCATTCACCTTTCGTAGAGGCGAATGGCTATGTTCGAAAAGCCCATGCGGCCCTCATCAGTCAAACATTGCCTACGGATGAGATTCGCCAGCTTTATGAAAAGGGTTTGCAAATCATGGAGGAGCTTCAGTCGACACGCGGAAAGTCAGAAACGCTTTTGGGACTAACCTTGCTTCACGCAAGAGAAAAGGCACTCGACCAAGCCCTTCTGTATGGCAACAGGGGGATACAAGAGACAGAGGCAATGCGCGACGACTGGTTAGGCAGTCTGGTAAGGATGGCGATTGGAATTGCATACGCCAAATACGGTAAAGAAGAGGAAGCGTGGGCTACCTTTATCGATTGTGCCGACCGGCTTAGTCACTGTGGGGATAGCTACAGTGTCGTCATTTGCCAATTGTGGTTGAGCTTCTTGGCTTATCGCAAAAAACAATGGGATTTGTTCGTACCTGCGGTGACGCAAGCTCTGTCCTTGATGAAGTCTGGTGAATATCAATTCCTCCTGCAGAGACCTACTATGCTTACACCGCATGATGTACAGCAGCTTATGCCAATTTTGATTGAGGCAGAGCGCCGAAAGGTATCGCCCGATTACGTATCTCAGCTGTTAAATGATTTGGGCTTGCAAAACGTGACATTCCACCCCGGCTATACACTTCGTATTCAGACGCTGGGCGCGTTCCGTGTGTGGCTGGGAGAGCGGGAACTGAGCGAAAAGGCATGGCAGCGAGGGACGGCCAAGCTGTTGTTTCAGCTTTTATTGACGAAGAGACATCATTTGTTAGCCCGTGAAGAAATCATGAACCGACTATGGCCAGACAGTATCGAGGAAGCGGCAATCCGCGATTTTAAAGTGTCGCTGAATGCGTTGAACAAAGCCCTCGAGCCAGATCGTGCCGCCAGAACAGATACATTCTTCATTCAACGCCATGGCAGCTCCTACGGTTTCAATCTGGCATCGGGTTACCATATGGACGTTGAAGAGTTCGAGAAGCTCGTTACCCTGGGCTTGGCAGAATCAGACCGGCGTCAGGGCGCCATCCTTTTGGAAAAAGGGCTTGCGTATTACTTGGGGGATTACATGCCGGAATGCCGTTATGAGGATTGGTGTGTAGAAGAGCGTGAGAGGGTGCAGGCGCTGTTTTTACGCGGAGCGGAGAGGGTAGCCAAAATCATGCTAGAGGATGGGCAATTGGAAAAAACGATCCGCTGGTGTGAAGCGATTCTACGCGTGGATGATTGCTGGGAGGAATCGTACCGCTTACTTATGACTGCGTATTATCAGCAAAATAATCGGACACAGGCCATCCGCTGGTACGAAAAATGTGTAGCAAAACTAAGGGAGAACCTCGGTGTCGCGCCAATGCCTGCAACCATGGAGACTTACTTTCAAATTATAGAGAAGTAA
- a CDS encoding YhcN/YlaJ family sporulation lipoprotein, whose translation MSGSIIAVLLFAGLLTGCSPNKEQGTEDQNGNKAKFESLGINIQNDNVARDKGPAAMISQKMVHQREPQLVTHLEGHAEKLPGVTDIKVLAYKDNLIVGVLPVDTPKPDEVNPRTSIPYTPGKIVRVDNGHPDSLHKRVVDRMRSRLQAETRFNILYVSTNRAVYDRIANLHSRITNGEHIRDEEFQVLLNDIGHTVTGYNLVD comes from the coding sequence ATGAGTGGGAGTATCATTGCTGTGCTCCTGTTTGCCGGCTTGCTGACAGGGTGTTCGCCTAACAAAGAACAGGGCACCGAAGATCAGAACGGAAATAAGGCCAAATTTGAATCTCTTGGGATTAACATCCAGAACGATAACGTCGCTAGGGACAAAGGACCGGCAGCCATGATTAGCCAAAAGATGGTTCATCAGCGAGAGCCGCAGCTAGTGACTCACTTGGAAGGGCATGCGGAAAAGCTGCCCGGTGTAACCGATATCAAGGTGTTAGCGTACAAGGATAACTTGATTGTAGGTGTGCTGCCAGTCGATACACCGAAGCCTGACGAAGTCAATCCGCGGACGTCGATCCCGTATACGCCTGGGAAAATTGTGCGAGTCGATAATGGACATCCAGATTCGCTGCATAAACGTGTTGTGGATCGGATGAGATCACGCTTGCAGGCAGAAACTCGCTTCAACATCTTGTACGTGTCTACCAATCGCGCAGTTTATGACCGAATCGCAAATTTGCATTCACGAATTACGAACGGAGAGCACATCAGAGACGAAGAATTCCAAGTCCTGTTAAATGATATTGGACATACTGTTACTGGATATAACTTAGTGGATTGA
- a CDS encoding exo-beta-N-acetylmuramidase NamZ domain-containing protein — protein MNKFLPFLILALILTLIPPVGSSANTTAIQLGSDVLFNQFHHLIEGKKVGLITNQTGLNSQMVSTIDMLRRDRSVHLTALYAPEHGLDGNTVAGKQVTSFVHPVYAIPVYGLSGSTRKPTPEMLKDIDILLVDLQDIGSRTYTYISTLQYAMIAAKEQGKEVMVLDRPNPLGGAIVEGPVVELPYRSFIGVDTLPLAHGMTIGELALFFNRTIGVDLTVIPMQGYSRNMIYQQTGLAWIPSSPHIPNLTSVFGYMATGLGESTPIRQGDHFTWIGAEGLDSHKYADLLNGSLLPGVIFIPENKGTAGGVRLQINDLHQFNPAKTGIYALAYAKQLQPFPMPKSTSMQISMFDKVMGTNKIGLLLEQGKSPQEIVSSYETDLKKFVELRQKYLIYGDEPFIPMQPLQQKQPKQPKQPEQPKKPEQPKPSKPEKPETPTPPQTGNHNGTTNQKKKPEPATKPIPQTPKSSEKIAYLTFDDGPSSVTPRVLDTLKTHQVKATFFIVGREVAGHEAILKRIVAEGHAVGGHSYSHNYQLVYKNMESFFADVEKGSQMIEKATGVKPTVFRYPGGSTNTVSLKYQDPKRYNKQQTVMQAIKAEAKQRGYTFIDWNVTNGDARSNKYTAAQTLANIKQQVKSQKEIVVLMHDSSTKSPTAEALPEIISYLKEKGYRFEVIQDDRPTVSNVK, from the coding sequence ATGAACAAATTTCTCCCTTTCCTTATCCTGGCACTTATCTTAACTTTAATTCCTCCAGTAGGAAGCTCCGCCAATACGACTGCTATCCAATTAGGAAGTGATGTGCTGTTCAATCAGTTCCACCATCTCATTGAAGGCAAAAAAGTCGGGCTGATTACGAATCAAACAGGTCTCAATAGTCAAATGGTTAGCACGATCGACATGTTACGACGTGATCGCTCCGTCCATTTAACCGCTCTGTATGCACCTGAGCATGGCCTCGACGGAAACACGGTCGCAGGAAAACAAGTAACGAGCTTTGTTCATCCCGTCTACGCTATACCGGTCTACGGCTTGTCTGGCTCAACACGCAAGCCAACACCAGAAATGCTGAAAGACATTGATATTCTACTCGTCGATTTGCAGGATATCGGATCGAGAACCTACACATACATATCTACCTTGCAATACGCCATGATAGCTGCAAAGGAACAAGGAAAAGAAGTAATGGTACTGGATCGACCGAATCCTCTCGGCGGAGCAATTGTCGAGGGGCCTGTCGTTGAACTGCCTTACCGCTCCTTTATTGGAGTGGATACTCTCCCGCTTGCACATGGCATGACCATCGGAGAGCTCGCATTGTTTTTCAACCGTACCATTGGTGTAGATCTTACCGTCATTCCGATGCAAGGGTATTCACGCAACATGATTTATCAACAGACTGGTTTAGCCTGGATTCCGAGTTCTCCGCACATCCCTAACTTGACCTCGGTTTTCGGGTATATGGCAACTGGTTTGGGTGAGAGTACCCCCATTCGTCAAGGCGACCATTTCACCTGGATCGGGGCAGAGGGTCTAGATTCGCACAAGTACGCCGATCTGTTAAATGGAAGTCTTCTACCTGGCGTCATCTTTATTCCTGAGAATAAAGGAACTGCTGGGGGCGTACGTCTTCAAATCAACGATCTACATCAGTTTAACCCGGCAAAAACAGGTATTTACGCGCTGGCTTATGCCAAGCAATTACAGCCATTCCCTATGCCAAAAAGTACGAGTATGCAAATCTCCATGTTCGACAAAGTGATGGGTACCAACAAAATCGGTCTGCTTCTCGAACAAGGTAAATCCCCGCAGGAGATTGTTTCTTCCTATGAAACGGATCTTAAGAAATTTGTAGAGCTGCGGCAAAAATATTTGATCTATGGCGATGAACCGTTTATCCCGATGCAGCCGCTTCAACAGAAACAACCAAAACAACCAAAGCAGCCTGAACAACCAAAGAAACCAGAACAACCGAAACCATCCAAGCCAGAAAAGCCAGAAACACCGACTCCACCGCAGACTGGCAATCATAATGGAACGACCAATCAAAAGAAGAAGCCTGAACCAGCTACAAAACCGATCCCTCAGACTCCGAAGTCTTCTGAGAAGATCGCTTATTTAACCTTTGACGATGGACCTTCTTCTGTAACTCCACGCGTTTTGGATACGCTGAAAACGCATCAGGTCAAAGCCACCTTCTTTATTGTAGGCCGTGAGGTAGCTGGTCATGAGGCTATTCTCAAAAGGATTGTAGCCGAAGGACATGCGGTGGGAGGACATTCGTATTCCCATAACTATCAGCTTGTTTACAAAAACATGGAGAGCTTTTTTGCAGACGTGGAAAAAGGCAGTCAAATGATTGAAAAAGCAACCGGCGTAAAACCAACAGTATTCCGCTATCCAGGTGGCAGCACGAATACCGTCAGCTTGAAATATCAAGATCCCAAACGTTATAACAAGCAGCAGACAGTCATGCAGGCGATCAAAGCAGAGGCGAAACAACGTGGCTATACGTTTATCGACTGGAATGTAACAAACGGCGATGCAAGAAGCAATAAATACACAGCCGCTCAAACACTGGCAAATATAAAGCAGCAAGTAAAGTCACAAAAAGAAATCGTCGTCTTGATGCATGATTCCAGCACCAAGTCGCCAACGGCTGAAGCTCTCCCCGAAATCATTTCGTACTTGAAAGAAAAAGGCTATCGTTTTGAAGTCATTCAAGACGATCGTCCGACAGTTTCCAACGTAAAATAA
- a CDS encoding acyl-CoA synthetase: MLEAQRVRRNALGDILRRSRGRNPGKPALYFEEEVLTYTQLDQLANKTAHTLHSKGLQKGERVAVLSRNSMDFAILNFGLAKAGVIMVPINFMLNKEDVAYILGHSEVSACFVTPEFLQLAQDGLQLTGISPKLLSLMSKPAVQAGEWLPFRTLIEAADDQEPEVDIADDDVVQILYTSGTESKPKGVMLTHKSIISEYVSAIIEGGMTQDDVAVHALPLFHSAQLHCFFGPYVYLGGSGIILEQATPALLLQTVEAYKATQLFCPPTVWIALLRSPDFAARNLSSLQKCYYGAAIMPVEVLKELGQRLPNAQFYNFYGQTEVAPLATVLQPKDQMRKAGSAGKPALNVETKIVDDDGNEVPRGSVGEIVHRTSHAMLGYFRDEEKTQAAFQGGWFHSGDLGIMDDEGYITVVDRKKDMIKSGGENVASREVEELIYQHPKVSEVAVIGVPHPYWIEAVTAVVVPKAGELLTADEMLAFCKDRLSSFKAPKYVVIADNLPRNPSGKILKRELRLRYETLTT; encoded by the coding sequence ATGCTCGAAGCGCAAAGGGTTCGTAGAAATGCACTTGGCGATATTTTGCGAAGAAGTCGTGGGCGAAATCCTGGTAAGCCTGCCCTGTACTTTGAGGAAGAAGTATTGACTTACACGCAGCTTGATCAGCTTGCAAATAAGACGGCTCATACGCTTCATTCAAAAGGCTTGCAAAAAGGGGAGCGGGTGGCAGTACTGTCACGCAACTCGATGGATTTTGCGATTCTGAACTTTGGGCTAGCGAAAGCAGGAGTCATCATGGTGCCAATCAACTTCATGTTGAATAAAGAAGATGTCGCCTATATTTTGGGGCATTCGGAAGTGAGTGCGTGCTTCGTTACTCCCGAATTCCTGCAGCTCGCTCAAGACGGACTCCAATTAACTGGAATTTCCCCCAAGCTGCTTTCCCTCATGTCCAAACCAGCAGTACAAGCAGGGGAATGGTTGCCATTTCGCACGCTGATTGAAGCGGCAGACGACCAAGAGCCTGAAGTAGACATAGCGGACGATGATGTTGTGCAAATTTTGTATACCAGCGGAACGGAATCAAAGCCAAAGGGCGTTATGCTCACTCATAAAAGCATCATCTCTGAATATGTCAGCGCGATTATCGAAGGCGGGATGACGCAGGATGATGTGGCTGTTCACGCACTTCCCTTGTTCCATAGTGCGCAGCTTCATTGCTTTTTTGGACCGTACGTGTACCTTGGTGGGAGCGGAATTATTTTGGAACAGGCAACCCCTGCGTTATTGCTGCAGACGGTAGAGGCGTATAAGGCTACCCAGTTGTTTTGCCCGCCTACCGTGTGGATTGCTTTATTGCGTTCTCCCGATTTTGCCGCTCGTAATTTGAGTTCTTTGCAAAAGTGTTACTATGGTGCAGCGATCATGCCCGTAGAAGTGTTAAAAGAGCTCGGTCAACGCCTCCCGAACGCACAGTTTTACAATTTTTATGGACAGACGGAAGTGGCGCCATTGGCAACTGTTTTACAACCGAAGGATCAGATGAGAAAAGCGGGCTCTGCAGGCAAGCCAGCGTTAAATGTGGAAACGAAAATCGTCGATGATGATGGAAATGAAGTCCCTCGTGGAAGTGTTGGTGAAATAGTTCACAGGACCAGCCATGCGATGCTGGGTTATTTCCGTGATGAGGAGAAGACACAGGCTGCCTTCCAGGGAGGGTGGTTTCACAGCGGGGATTTGGGCATCATGGATGACGAAGGCTATATCACCGTGGTTGATCGGAAAAAGGATATGATTAAATCGGGGGGAGAGAACGTAGCAAGCAGAGAGGTTGAGGAGCTTATTTATCAACATCCGAAAGTGTCCGAGGTTGCAGTGATCGGAGTTCCCCATCCGTACTGGATCGAAGCAGTGACGGCTGTCGTTGTGCCAAAAGCAGGTGAGTTACTGACTGCTGACGAGATGCTTGCTTTTTGTAAAGATCGTCTTTCCTCCTTCAAAGCACCCAAATATGTAGTGATTGCTGACAATCTTCCCAGAAACCCTAGCGGCAAAATTTTGAAAAGAGAGTTGCGCCTCCGATACGAAACGCTGACGACTTAG
- a CDS encoding copper amine oxidase N-terminal domain-containing protein, whose product MNLFGNGVNVLLKKVTSLLLAIALVPMAAFSAAAAPVAPKAVQNAVKVEYNKKQIAFPDQAPIISQGRTLVPIRPIAESLGFEVKWNEQTRTVTINKGKDNIRLVVTQKIANKNGQTINLDVPAQIVNKRTVVPVRFIAEALSYKVDWDPKTQTVLIADNVNPNQVGQQEKPKDPTKPATDEKKPDQVALIDKESIEGKSTKVAVIELYRVTGKVDPGADLTIVLEDDTHEVEVNADGTFKLQINGDEGIRSFTVKAEKDGKQDTFEGEFISID is encoded by the coding sequence GTGAACCTTTTTGGAAATGGAGTGAATGTTTTGCTAAAAAAAGTAACCTCATTACTGCTAGCGATCGCCTTGGTACCGATGGCAGCATTTTCTGCAGCGGCAGCACCTGTAGCGCCTAAAGCCGTACAGAATGCTGTTAAAGTGGAGTACAATAAAAAACAAATTGCGTTTCCTGACCAAGCACCTATTATCAGCCAGGGACGTACACTGGTTCCGATTCGTCCGATTGCAGAGAGTCTTGGATTTGAAGTGAAATGGAATGAACAAACCCGGACTGTTACCATCAACAAAGGGAAAGATAACATCAGATTGGTTGTTACTCAAAAAATTGCCAACAAAAATGGACAAACCATCAACCTCGACGTACCGGCACAGATTGTGAACAAGCGTACTGTAGTACCTGTTCGTTTCATCGCGGAAGCTCTCAGCTACAAGGTGGATTGGGATCCGAAGACACAAACCGTATTGATTGCTGATAATGTGAACCCTAATCAAGTCGGCCAACAGGAAAAGCCAAAGGATCCGACGAAGCCTGCAACGGATGAGAAAAAGCCTGATCAGGTAGCTTTGATTGATAAAGAAAGTATCGAGGGGAAATCTACCAAAGTAGCAGTGATCGAACTGTACCGAGTTACAGGGAAGGTTGATCCTGGCGCAGATTTAACAATTGTCCTCGAAGATGATACACATGAAGTAGAAGTTAATGCAGATGGCACCTTTAAACTACAAATAAATGGCGATGAAGGCATTCGCAGCTTTACCGTAAAAGCTGAAAAAGACGGTAAACAAGATACATTTGAAGGCGAATTTATTTCCATTGATTAA